A section of the Dethiosulfovibrio faecalis genome encodes:
- the proB gene encoding glutamate 5-kinase: MDRSDLRNCRRIVVKVGTSTVTHPTGKLNLLRMERLARALSDLHNQGKDVILISSGAVGAGVGRMGLRERPSTLPMKQALAAVGQASLMQMYEKFFGEYGQNVGQVLLTRDAFDDRHRYLNVRNTLCGLLELGVVPIINENDTVAVDEIKFGDNDTLSALVAVAVQADLLIILSDIDGLYDRNPKEHPDATRLSVVADISDEIRANSTGRGSSFASGGMYTKLAAADIVLPAGIPMVIASGGEDRITRRILEGEELGTLFVPYQTGRHARKQWITSGARPQGVLVIDDGAVEALTEGGGSLLPSGVIAVRGEFSRGQIVSIQEIKGDEIARGLSNYDSSEILAILGHQSEEIADLLGDKDFDEVVHRDNLAVL, translated from the coding sequence ATGGACAGATCGGATCTTAGAAATTGCCGAAGGATCGTTGTAAAGGTGGGAACGAGCACGGTCACCCATCCGACGGGGAAACTCAACCTCCTTCGGATGGAGCGTCTGGCAAGAGCCCTTTCGGACCTGCACAACCAGGGCAAGGACGTGATTTTGATAAGCTCCGGTGCCGTAGGAGCCGGGGTGGGCAGGATGGGTCTCAGGGAGCGACCGTCGACCCTTCCCATGAAACAGGCTCTGGCGGCGGTCGGTCAGGCATCTTTGATGCAGATGTACGAGAAGTTCTTCGGGGAGTACGGTCAGAACGTGGGACAGGTCCTTCTGACCAGGGACGCCTTCGACGATAGACATAGATATCTTAACGTCAGGAACACCCTGTGCGGGCTTCTGGAGCTGGGAGTCGTGCCGATAATAAACGAAAACGATACCGTGGCTGTCGACGAGATCAAGTTCGGAGACAACGATACCCTGTCCGCCCTGGTCGCGGTGGCGGTCCAGGCCGATCTGCTGATAATACTGTCCGATATAGACGGCCTGTACGACCGTAACCCGAAGGAGCATCCGGACGCCACCAGACTGTCGGTGGTGGCCGATATCTCCGACGAGATCAGGGCCAACTCTACCGGGAGGGGGTCAAGCTTCGCCAGCGGAGGGATGTACACCAAGCTGGCCGCTGCGGACATAGTCCTTCCGGCGGGGATACCGATGGTGATAGCCAGCGGGGGAGAGGACAGGATCACCCGGAGAATCCTGGAGGGCGAGGAACTCGGCACTCTGTTCGTGCCCTATCAGACCGGCAGACACGCCAGGAAACAGTGGATCACATCAGGGGCGAGACCTCAGGGGGTTCTCGTCATAGACGACGGTGCCGTAGAAGCGCTTACAGAGGGAGGCGGAAGTCTTCTGCCCTCGGGTGTAATAGCGGTCAGAGGCGAGTTCTCCAGAGGACAGATCGTCTCCATTCAGGAGATCAAGGGAGACGAGATAGCCCGAGGGCTCTCCAACTACGACAGCTCGGAGATACTGGCTATATTGGGGCATCAGAGCGAGGAGATCGCCGATCTTCTGGGAGACAAGGACTTCGACGAGGTGGTCCACAGGGACAATCTCGCCGTTTTATGA
- a CDS encoding glutamate-5-semialdehyde dehydrogenase — translation MEEKLRLMGLSAREAARNLALMGRKDKDRALREMASSIRSHRDSIMEANGLDLEEGRKTGLSEPLLERLTLDYKRIEAMASGLEQIAALPDPIGAGLGSCISEDGLEISRVRVPLGVIGMIYESRPNVTADAAGLCLKSGNAVILRGGREAYHSNGAIADAIGKALAKVDFPAGAVQLLDDPGREATQALMGLESLDVLIPRGGKGLKAAVRKHATVPVIMTGMGLCHLYVDSSADVDMAVRIAVNAKAQRPSVCNSIETLLVHSDVASRFLPPLVKAMEEAGVELRGDERVRNIVPMKSAVEEDWDTEYLALILSIGMVDSLDEAMDHIHLHGSGHSEAIVTRDYGSSRRFLDGVDAAAVYVNASTRFTDGAVFGLGAEMGISTQKLHARGPMGIEQLTTIKFRVSGSGQIRS, via the coding sequence GTGGAAGAAAAGCTTAGATTGATGGGGCTCTCCGCTCGGGAGGCGGCCAGAAACCTTGCCTTGATGGGGAGGAAAGATAAGGACCGAGCCCTGAGGGAGATGGCCTCGTCGATACGTTCCCATCGGGATTCCATCATGGAGGCCAACGGCTTGGATCTGGAGGAGGGCCGGAAGACCGGTCTGTCCGAGCCTCTTCTGGAGCGGCTGACCCTGGACTACAAGAGGATAGAGGCTATGGCGTCGGGGCTCGAGCAGATAGCGGCGCTGCCGGATCCGATAGGGGCCGGTCTGGGCAGCTGTATAAGCGAGGACGGCCTGGAGATATCCAGGGTCAGGGTTCCTCTCGGGGTGATAGGGATGATATACGAGTCCCGTCCCAACGTTACCGCCGACGCGGCGGGACTCTGCCTCAAGTCGGGAAACGCTGTGATACTGAGAGGCGGCAGGGAGGCGTATCACTCCAACGGTGCCATCGCCGACGCGATAGGAAAGGCCCTTGCGAAGGTCGATTTTCCTGCCGGAGCGGTTCAGCTGCTGGACGACCCCGGCAGGGAGGCCACCCAGGCTCTCATGGGTTTGGAGTCTCTGGACGTTCTCATACCGAGAGGCGGAAAGGGGCTGAAGGCCGCGGTCAGAAAGCACGCCACTGTTCCGGTGATAATGACAGGCATGGGACTCTGCCATCTCTACGTGGATAGCTCGGCCGACGTGGACATGGCCGTCAGGATCGCCGTAAACGCCAAGGCTCAGAGACCCTCGGTCTGTAACAGCATAGAGACCCTTCTGGTCCATTCCGACGTGGCGTCCCGATTCCTGCCCCCTCTTGTAAAGGCGATGGAGGAAGCTGGCGTGGAGCTTAGGGGCGACGAGAGGGTCAGGAATATCGTGCCGATGAAGTCCGCCGTAGAGGAGGACTGGGACACCGAATATCTGGCTCTGATCCTTTCGATCGGGATGGTCGACTCCCTGGACGAGGCTATGGATCATATCCACCTTCACGGATCGGGACACAGCGAGGCCATAGTCACCAGAGATTACGGCAGCTCCAGGCGGTTCCTGGACGGAGTGGACGCCGCGGCGGTCTACGTCAACGCCTCCACCAGGTTTACCGACGGGGCGGTCTTCGGTCTGGGGGCCGAGATGGGTATAAGCACCCAGAAACTTCACGCCAGGGGACCTATGGGGATAGAACAGCTCACCACGATCAAATTCCGGGTCTCCGGATCGGGTCAGATAAGGTCCTAG
- a CDS encoding D-alanine--D-alanine ligase family protein — MRISVLCGGDSPEREVSLDSGKAVAEGLKAKGHSVELVDLPSPEALFSFLAGDRPDLCFVALHGGWGEDGRLQAVLDMAGVPYTGSGPSGCAVAMDKTLSKGAFAAAGLDVPWGVAVHPGEGASPVEALSRWGTLVVKPCCGGSTVATYIVSEEDELRKALRSAWNLENRALVEAYVAGRELTVTVMEERGIPRAFPIVEILPDGDFYDYRSKYGGGSRYVSPAILDPSVVDVVSRFAEIAHRVSGCSIYSRVDIRLDGKNRPFVLEVNTVPGMTSNSLVPKAARAGGFSFPDLLDHIVEESMASFSR, encoded by the coding sequence ATGAGGATATCGGTTTTATGCGGAGGGGACTCTCCGGAGAGGGAAGTCTCCCTGGACAGCGGCAAGGCGGTAGCCGAGGGTTTGAAGGCCAAGGGCCATTCGGTCGAGCTGGTGGATCTGCCGTCTCCTGAGGCCCTGTTCTCCTTCCTGGCCGGTGATCGTCCCGACCTGTGTTTCGTGGCCCTTCACGGAGGATGGGGCGAGGACGGCAGGCTTCAGGCGGTGTTGGATATGGCGGGGGTTCCCTATACCGGTTCGGGGCCGTCTGGCTGTGCCGTTGCGATGGACAAGACCCTCTCCAAAGGGGCTTTCGCGGCGGCGGGGCTCGACGTCCCCTGGGGCGTGGCGGTCCATCCCGGCGAGGGAGCCTCTCCTGTGGAGGCTCTCTCCAGATGGGGGACCCTGGTGGTGAAGCCCTGTTGCGGAGGCAGTACCGTGGCGACCTACATAGTCTCCGAGGAGGACGAACTGAGGAAGGCCCTTCGGTCCGCGTGGAATCTAGAGAACAGGGCTCTGGTGGAGGCCTATGTGGCCGGCAGGGAGCTTACCGTGACGGTGATGGAGGAAAGAGGGATTCCCAGGGCCTTCCCGATAGTGGAGATCCTTCCCGACGGGGATTTCTATGATTACAGATCCAAGTACGGCGGGGGCAGTCGTTACGTCTCTCCGGCGATTCTGGACCCGTCGGTGGTGGACGTGGTTTCCCGGTTCGCCGAGATAGCCCACAGGGTATCGGGGTGTTCCATCTACTCCAGGGTGGACATAAGACTGGACGGTAAAAATCGTCCTTTCGTGTTGGAGGTAAACACCGTTCCCGGTATGACCTCCAACAGTTTGGTTCCCAAGGCGGCCAGAGCGGGTGGATTCTCCTTTCCCGACCTGCTGGATCACATAGTGGAGGAGTCCATGGCGTCTTTTTCCCGTTGA